A genomic segment from Sander vitreus isolate 19-12246 chromosome 3, sanVit1, whole genome shotgun sequence encodes:
- the clasrp gene encoding CLK4-associating serine/arginine rich protein isoform X2, which produces MWQEARKHERKLRGMMVDYKRRGERRREYYEKIKKDPAQFLQVHGRAYKIHLDPAVALAAESPINMMPWQGDANNMIDRFDVRAHLDYIPTYTPPLLNTSTPEQEMEERKSNYERYRGLVQNDFANISEEQCLYQIYLDELYGGLQKPNEDEKKKLAEKKATIGYTYEDSTVTEPDPESDKDEDNSENSESEEDEGIPDIDVEVDVDELNQEQVLDLNKMATPYGMAEGDFVRMLRKDKEEVEAIKHAKALEAEKAMYSGRRSRRQRREFREKRLKGRQISPPSYARRDSPTYDPYKRPESESSSESRSRSRSPGPEKITFITSYGGSDDEAAAAAAAAAAAAATQAAAPHSGHAPSNLQHPAGHSRGSRRRRSSSSRSPSSSSRSSSRSSSRSSSRSRRARRGRGGREGRRSRTRSRSRRRSISHSRSRGGNGGAASWRRRDRTRSRSNDRERERDRDRDRDRRRYSSRRRTRSRSSSRQGGSLRRGGRSSGGHRRGDSGSRSPSQSPSRPNHSPSPHRGAQPSTNTVCDKLRKPDTPGGKETGAAKVTQDDPTGAAEATNAEGTQQAVQGG; this is translated from the exons ATGTGGCAAGAGGCCCGCAAACATGAGCGCAAGCTCCGTGGCATGATGGTAGATTACAAGCGCAGAGGGGAACGACGACGAGAGTACTACGAGAAGATA AAAAAAGATCCAGCTCAGTTTCTCCAGGTTCATGGCCGAGCCTACAAGATCCACCTGGATCCTGCTGTGGCGCTGGCTGCAGAGAGCCCCATCAACAT GATGCCATGGCAAGGAGATGCCAACAACATGATTGACAGGTTTGATGTACGGGCTCACCTGGACTACATCCCCACCTACACACCTCCACTGCTCAACACTTC AACCCCAGagcaggagatggaggagagaaagTCCAATTATGAGCGATACAGAGGCTTAGTGCAGAATGACTTTGCCAACA TCTCTGAGGAGCAGTGTTTATACCAGATATACCTGGATGAGCTGTACGGTGGCCTGCAGAAACCAAATGAGGATGAGAAGAAAAA ACTGGCTGAAAAGAAGGCCACTATTGGTTACACCTATGAAGACAGCACTGTGACGGAGCCCGACCCTGAGTCAGACAAAGATGAAGACAATTCAGAAAACAGTGAATCCGAAGAGGATGAGGGCATCCCAGATATTG atgtggAGGTTGATGTGGATGAGTTGAACCAGGAACAAGTGTTGGACCTCAACAAAATGGCAACCCCATATGGAATGGCTGAAGGAGACTTTGTTAG GATGTTGAGGAAAGACAAGGAGGAAGTGGAGGCCATCAAACATGCCAAGGCTCTGGAGGCGGAGAAGGCCATGTATTCT GGCCGGCGTTCTCGCAGACAAAGGAGAGAGTTCAGAGAGAAGAGACTAAAAGGTAGACAGATCAGCCCACCAAG CTATGCCAGGAGAGACAGCCCAACATACGATCCCTATAAACG GCCAGAGTCGGAGTCTAGCTCTGAGTCGCGGTCACGCTCTCGTTCTCCCGGTCCAGAGAAGATCACCTTCATCACCAGCTACGGAGGCAGCGATGAtgaggctgcagcagcagcagcagcagctgcagccgcAGCAGCAACACAAGCAGCCGCTCCTCACTCTGGACACGCCCCCTCCAACTTGCAGCACCCTGCAGGTCATAGCAGGGGCTCCCG GAGACGAAGGTCATCCTCCAGTcgctccccttcctcctcctcccgctCCTCATCTCGGTCTTCCTCTCGCTCTTCTTCCCGTTCACGTCGTGCTAGACGTGGACGCGGGGGAAGGGAGGGGCGGCGATCCCGGACCCGATCACGGTCGAGACGGCGTTCCATATCTCACTCCCGGAGTAGAGGAGGAAACGGAGGGGCCGCATCCTGGAGGAGACGTGACCGGACACGATCGCGGTCTAACGACAGAGAGCGcgagagggacagagacagggacCGTGACAGGAGACGATACTCGTCGCGCAGACGGACAag GTCCCGTTCCAGCTCACGGCAGGGGGGCAGTTTGAGGCGAGGGGGTCGGAGCAGTGGAGGCCACCGGCGGGGAGACAGCGGTAGCCGGAGTCCTTCTCAGTCCCCCAGTCGCCCCAACCACAGTCCCTCCCCTCACAGAGGAGCCCAGCCCTCTACCAACACCGTCTGTGACAAGCTAAGAAA GCCTGATACTCCGGGTGGTAAAGAGACGGGAGCTGCCAAAGTCA CCCAAGATGACCCCACAGGAGCGGCTGAAGCTACGAATGCAGAAGGCACTCAACAAGCAGT CCAAGGCGGATAA
- the clasrp gene encoding CLK4-associating serine/arginine rich protein isoform X1 gives MWQEARKHERKLRGMMVDYKRRGERRREYYEKIKKDPAQFLQVHGRAYKIHLDPAVALAAESPINMMPWQGDANNMIDRFDVRAHLDYIPTYTPPLLNTSTPEQEMEERKSNYERYRGLVQNDFANISEEQCLYQIYLDELYGGLQKPNEDEKKKLAEKKATIGYTYEDSTVTEPDPESDKDEDNSENSESEEDEGIPDIDVEVDVDELNQEQVLDLNKMATPYGMAEGDFVRMLRKDKEEVEAIKHAKALEAEKAMYSGRRSRRQRREFREKRLKGRQISPPSYARRDSPTYDPYKRPESESSSESRSRSRSPGPEKITFITSYGGSDDEAAAAAAAAAAAAATQAAAPHSGHAPSNLQHPAGHSRGSRRRRSSSSRSPSSSSRSSSRSSSRSSSRSRRARRGRGGREGRRSRTRSRSRRRSISHSRSRGGNGGAASWRRRDRTRSRSNDRERERDRDRDRDRRRYSSRRRTRSRSSSRQGGSLRRGGRSSGGHRRGDSGSRSPSQSPSRPNHSPSPHRGAQPSTNTVCDKLRKPDTPGGKETGAAKPKMTPQERLKLRMQKALNKQSKADKRAAQVKIQQQEHKRQEREGELRAMARKIRMKERERREKERDEWERQYGRQSHSPSPSKYGREHNSHRRRSRSRSRSRSPYYRY, from the exons ATGTGGCAAGAGGCCCGCAAACATGAGCGCAAGCTCCGTGGCATGATGGTAGATTACAAGCGCAGAGGGGAACGACGACGAGAGTACTACGAGAAGATA AAAAAAGATCCAGCTCAGTTTCTCCAGGTTCATGGCCGAGCCTACAAGATCCACCTGGATCCTGCTGTGGCGCTGGCTGCAGAGAGCCCCATCAACAT GATGCCATGGCAAGGAGATGCCAACAACATGATTGACAGGTTTGATGTACGGGCTCACCTGGACTACATCCCCACCTACACACCTCCACTGCTCAACACTTC AACCCCAGagcaggagatggaggagagaaagTCCAATTATGAGCGATACAGAGGCTTAGTGCAGAATGACTTTGCCAACA TCTCTGAGGAGCAGTGTTTATACCAGATATACCTGGATGAGCTGTACGGTGGCCTGCAGAAACCAAATGAGGATGAGAAGAAAAA ACTGGCTGAAAAGAAGGCCACTATTGGTTACACCTATGAAGACAGCACTGTGACGGAGCCCGACCCTGAGTCAGACAAAGATGAAGACAATTCAGAAAACAGTGAATCCGAAGAGGATGAGGGCATCCCAGATATTG atgtggAGGTTGATGTGGATGAGTTGAACCAGGAACAAGTGTTGGACCTCAACAAAATGGCAACCCCATATGGAATGGCTGAAGGAGACTTTGTTAG GATGTTGAGGAAAGACAAGGAGGAAGTGGAGGCCATCAAACATGCCAAGGCTCTGGAGGCGGAGAAGGCCATGTATTCT GGCCGGCGTTCTCGCAGACAAAGGAGAGAGTTCAGAGAGAAGAGACTAAAAGGTAGACAGATCAGCCCACCAAG CTATGCCAGGAGAGACAGCCCAACATACGATCCCTATAAACG GCCAGAGTCGGAGTCTAGCTCTGAGTCGCGGTCACGCTCTCGTTCTCCCGGTCCAGAGAAGATCACCTTCATCACCAGCTACGGAGGCAGCGATGAtgaggctgcagcagcagcagcagcagctgcagccgcAGCAGCAACACAAGCAGCCGCTCCTCACTCTGGACACGCCCCCTCCAACTTGCAGCACCCTGCAGGTCATAGCAGGGGCTCCCG GAGACGAAGGTCATCCTCCAGTcgctccccttcctcctcctcccgctCCTCATCTCGGTCTTCCTCTCGCTCTTCTTCCCGTTCACGTCGTGCTAGACGTGGACGCGGGGGAAGGGAGGGGCGGCGATCCCGGACCCGATCACGGTCGAGACGGCGTTCCATATCTCACTCCCGGAGTAGAGGAGGAAACGGAGGGGCCGCATCCTGGAGGAGACGTGACCGGACACGATCGCGGTCTAACGACAGAGAGCGcgagagggacagagacagggacCGTGACAGGAGACGATACTCGTCGCGCAGACGGACAag GTCCCGTTCCAGCTCACGGCAGGGGGGCAGTTTGAGGCGAGGGGGTCGGAGCAGTGGAGGCCACCGGCGGGGAGACAGCGGTAGCCGGAGTCCTTCTCAGTCCCCCAGTCGCCCCAACCACAGTCCCTCCCCTCACAGAGGAGCCCAGCCCTCTACCAACACCGTCTGTGACAAGCTAAGAAA GCCTGATACTCCGGGTGGTAAAGAGACGGGAGCTGCCAAA CCCAAGATGACCCCACAGGAGCGGCTGAAGCTACGAATGCAGAAGGCACTCAACAAGCAGT CCAAGGCGGATAAACGGGCTGCTCAGGTTAAGATCCAGCAGCAGGAACACAAACGAcag GAGCGAGAGGGAGAGCTACGAGCCATGGCACGCAAGATACGCATGAA GGAGCGTGAGAGAcgtgagaaagagagggatgaaTGGGAAAGACAGTACGGGCGACAGAGCcactctccttctccttccAAATATG GCCGAGAGCACAACTCACACAGAAG gaGGTCGAGGTCACGGTCTCGGTCACGGAGTCCATACTACCGATACTGA
- the znf296 gene encoding zinc finger protein 296: protein MPPFNLRSLRGKKRELERCLQCESRQRPASLISLSLTPGFWLTYRRRRISALEGLLLGTHKRCQTLDAMSRRKLGSRPQHLSAIQDATDMADGTTSSDVRPPPPPPPQLQAPGEGGDLLTCGQCSQAFPLAHILAFIQHKQGDCSSPNQAPNGNATPPSPANRSQLRVANAELGPGFIELRRGGRACGEEPGVKLKAEHSKAVSEEPSYFTCQQCEGVFPSAWLLLQHAQHAHSFSIYQEDEEGNADMRGGRRGGLKEHKAAAATLDPRHLSQALASAFQPSALRLSRSRQTHTTPSFSNGQALNFSVRLRDLAAGNNDTTGSSPRGLVLSPSSSPPAASPFPQTSALQADFHCELCDQNFQSLRALSAHRRTHSCDRPYHCGVCGQAFAQSGQLARHIRSNHREAGGGGSGYESVEMVVMEEDVGRQGMRGRFQMQPAGIIMGKGMVAAEVRAQGPSELDLTLPKHPSIASGLMLLTSQVSPADRELLRLYRCQREGGEGGEEEAEGQGEPRHTSPCASPSEGSLESGETGGSGESGIASGNCTPKRPEMGDRVRGVGEWANEGGEIIERETEWSSANVSEVVQEWQRENEWRSVGGGVSGGGNNNTTVGSAGKKKKDEACEYCGKQFRNSSNLTVHRRSHTGERPYRCGLCNYACAQSSKLTRHMKTHGAQGAKASFLCQLCSVPFTVYATLEKHLKKVHGLSHASVGAYAQASAADTLAAIKAGGEAVVVKMEEEDASLDQIEMESKIQSDAVKSMEVEEGQSQAEYVENTGSPAVVADLPTESNAEVSLALTSAP, encoded by the exons ATGCCCCCTTTTAACCTCCGCTCCCTGCGGGGGAAGAAGCGTGAACTTGAACGCTGCCTTCAGTGCGAGTCCAGGCAGAGGCCAGCCAGTCTCATCAGTCTGTCCCTGACGCCCGGATTTTGGTTAACTTATCGGAGAAGACGGATTTCGGCTTTGGAGGGTTTGTTGTTGGGGACCCATAAAAGGTGCCAAACGCTCGACGCGATGTCCAGGCGCAAACTTGGAAGCAGACCGCAGCACCTGAGTGCAATTCAAG ATGCCACTGACATGGCGGATGGCACCACTTCATCAGACGTccgacctcctcctcctcctcctccccagctccaagCTCCTGGCGAGGGTGGTGACCTCCTGACCTGCGGCCAGTGCAGCCAGGCCTTCCCCCTCGCCCACATCCTAGCGTTCATCCAGCACAAACAGGGCGACTGCAGCTCCCCAAACCAAGCCCCAAACGGCAACGCCACTCCCCCCTCACCTGCCAACCGATCGCAGCTGCGCGTCGCCAACGCCGAGCTGGGGCCTGGCTTCATCGAGCTGAGGAGAGGGGGCAGAGCCTGTGGGGAGGAGCCCGGCGTCAAGTTGAAGGCGGAGCACAGCAAAGCAG TGTCTGAGGAGCCTTCCTATTTCACCTGCCAGCAGTGTGAAGGCGTGTTTCCATCTGCATGGCTGCTCTTACAGCACGCACAGCACGCGCACTCCTTCAGCATCTACCAAGAGGACGAGGAGGGTAACGCAGAcatgagaggaggaagaagaggaggacttAAAGAGCACAAGGCTGCTGCAGCCACTTTAGACCCTCGCCACCTGAGCCAAGCTCTTGCTTCTGCCTTTCAGCCCTCTGCCCTGCGCCTCAGTCGCTCCCGCCAGACACACACCACCCCCTCTTTCAGTAACGGGCAGGCTCTGAACTTTTCAGTGCGGCTCAGGGACCTCGCAGCGGGGAATAACGACACCACCGGCAGTTCCCCCAGAGGCCTGGTGCTGTCTCCGTCCTCCTCGCCACCAGCAGCTTCTCCCTTTCCTCAGACCAGCGCCCTCCAGGCTGACTTCCACTGCGAGCTGTGTGACCAGAACTTCCAGTCCCTGCGTGCCCTGTCCGCCCACCGCCGGACTCACTCCTGCGACAGGCCCTATCACTGCGGAGTGTGCGGACAGGCCTTTGCCCAGAGCGGCCAGCTGGCACGGCACATAAGAAGCAATCACAGGGAGGCTGGAGGTGGAGGAAGTGGATATGAGTCAGTGGAGATGGTCGTGATGGAGGAGGATGTAGGGAGGCAGGGGATGAGAGGGAGGTTTCAAATGCAGCCAGCTGGAATCATCATGGGAAAGGGAATGGTCGCGGCAGAAGTGAGAGCCCAGGGTCCCTCAGAGTTAGACCTGACCCTGCCCAAACACCCGTCCATAGCTTCAGGCCTGATGCTGCTGACCTCGCAGGTTAGCCCGGCAGACAGGGAGCTGCTGAGGCTGTATCGGTGCcagagagaagggggagagggaggggaggaggaggcagaggggcAGGGGGAGCCTCGGCACACCTCACCCTGCGCCAGCCCCTCTGAAGGCTCGCTGGAGAGCGGAGAGACAGGGGGCAGCGGCGAGAGCGGTATCGCTAGTGGCAACTGCACGCCCAAACGGCCAGAGATGGGGGACAGAGTGCGAGGAGTCGGAGAGTGGGCGAACGAAGGAGGAGAGATCATAGAGAGGGAGACGGAGTGGAGCTCAGCCAATGTCAGCGAGGTTGTGCAAGAGTGGCAGAGGGAGAATGAGTGGAGGAGTGTAGGAGGAGGTGTCAGCGGCGGAGGAAACAACAATACTACTGTCGGTTCAGctggaaagaagaagaaagatgaaGCGTGTGAATACTGTGGTAAACAGTTCAGGAACAGCAGCAACCTTACTGTGCATCGCCGCAGCCACACAGGTGAACGGCCGTACCGCTGTGGCCTCTGCAACTACGCCTGCGCTCAGAGCTCAAAGTTAACGCGCCACATGAAGACCCACGGCGCGCAGGGAGCCAAGGCTTCCTTTTTGTGTCAGCTGTGCTCGGTACCCTTCACTGTTTACGCCACTCTGGAGAAACACCTGAAGAAAGTTCACGGCCTGAGCCACGCCAGCGTGGGAGCTTATGCACAGGCCAGTGCGGCAGACACTTTGGCTGCCATTAAAGCTGGTGGAGAAGCAGTGGTGGTGAaaatggaggaggaggatgccAGCTTGGATCAAATAGAAATGGAGAGCAAAATTCAGAGTGATGCGGTGAAAAGtatggaggtggaggaggggcAAAGCCAAGCGGAGTATGTGGAGAACACAGGGAGTCCAGCCGTAGTGGCTGATCTCCCAACCGAGAGCAACGCAGAGGTGAGCTTAGCTTTAACTTCTGCGCCATGA